One Epidermidibacterium keratini DNA segment encodes these proteins:
- a CDS encoding transketolase-like TK C-terminal-containing protein, which translates to MSAPTVPSRQPATDAPAPAASQAPPAVQAPRDDVLANIQDRVLWLSTAIIDHANRVRDNAPGPKVGGHQASSASMVTIMTTLWLDQLRAGDRVSVKPHASPVLHALNYLLGGLDESYLTTLRDFGGLQSYPSRSKDPDQVDYSTGSVGIGATAPIWGALARRYVETHPSPEAESGEPIGRQYSLLGDAELDEGAVWETVLDPMVSELGEIVWIIDLNRQSLDRVVPNIGAARLQGMFAAAGWQVVPVKYGALLEELFAKPGGDALRRRIDEMPNPEYQRLLRYDAAELRARIPGDGQDAEALRTLLSSVPDDELHAAFRNLGGHDPRALGEAFAQIDDTKPTVIFAYTVKGFGLATEGHPQNHSALLTENQMTELASRLGMSLDAPWQRFAAGTPEAKRLTEAADRLQRPAVPDSQPPAVPTDLGRTPNGTANTQSALGRTLLDLNRAAPEAGARVVTVSPDVSSSTNLGGWVNKVGVWSAAERTDWFADDPETILHWRERPSGQHIELGIAETNLVGAIGELGATWSRWGQPLLPIGVLYDPFVERALEPWSFGIYAGGQSILIGTPSGVSLAAEGGAHQSIKTPSIGLEQPGCITYEPAFALDTEWALLASLGRLGRPDGSSAYLRLSTRPVDQKLAAIPEDPAARERRRKQVVAGGYLLRRAEGTPDLTIVAMGALITEALEAAERLAGQGFSADVVCVTSPDLLFRAVQARRGLDEAPDSILGSIFSPDRAAPMLTVLDGHPHTLAFLAGINRVPAVHLGVTRFGQAGDLQSVYRYHGIDTDSIVGSALDLVD; encoded by the coding sequence ATGAGCGCACCCACGGTCCCGTCCCGCCAGCCCGCCACAGACGCGCCGGCACCGGCCGCGTCCCAGGCTCCTCCGGCTGTCCAGGCCCCGCGCGACGACGTACTCGCCAATATTCAGGACCGCGTGCTTTGGCTCTCGACGGCCATCATCGACCACGCCAACCGGGTCCGCGACAACGCGCCCGGCCCTAAGGTCGGCGGCCATCAGGCATCCAGCGCGTCGATGGTCACCATCATGACCACCCTGTGGCTCGACCAGCTGCGCGCGGGCGATCGCGTCTCGGTCAAACCGCACGCGTCGCCGGTATTGCATGCACTCAACTATCTGCTCGGCGGGCTGGACGAGTCCTACCTGACCACGCTGCGCGACTTCGGCGGCCTGCAGTCCTACCCGAGCCGCTCGAAGGATCCCGATCAGGTCGATTACTCGACCGGCTCGGTCGGCATCGGCGCGACTGCGCCGATCTGGGGAGCGCTGGCCCGACGGTACGTCGAGACGCACCCGAGCCCGGAAGCGGAGTCCGGGGAGCCGATCGGGCGGCAGTACTCGCTGCTCGGCGACGCCGAGCTGGACGAGGGCGCCGTGTGGGAGACCGTGCTCGATCCGATGGTCTCCGAGCTCGGCGAGATCGTCTGGATCATCGACCTCAACCGGCAGTCGCTCGATCGGGTGGTCCCCAACATCGGCGCCGCCCGGCTGCAGGGCATGTTTGCCGCGGCGGGATGGCAGGTGGTGCCGGTGAAGTACGGCGCCCTGCTCGAAGAACTGTTTGCCAAGCCCGGCGGCGACGCGCTGCGCCGGCGGATCGATGAGATGCCCAACCCGGAGTATCAGCGGCTGTTGCGCTACGACGCGGCCGAGCTGCGCGCGCGGATCCCCGGCGACGGTCAGGACGCCGAGGCGCTGCGCACGCTGCTGAGCTCGGTGCCGGATGACGAGCTGCATGCCGCGTTCCGCAACCTCGGCGGGCACGACCCGCGTGCGCTCGGCGAGGCGTTCGCGCAGATCGACGACACCAAGCCGACGGTCATCTTTGCCTACACCGTCAAGGGTTTTGGGCTCGCGACCGAAGGCCATCCGCAGAACCACTCGGCCCTACTGACCGAAAACCAGATGACCGAACTTGCCAGCCGACTCGGGATGAGCCTGGACGCGCCGTGGCAGCGGTTCGCCGCCGGAACCCCGGAGGCGAAGCGGTTGACCGAGGCTGCCGATCGACTGCAGCGACCGGCCGTGCCCGACTCGCAGCCACCGGCCGTGCCCACCGATCTGGGGCGTACGCCGAACGGCACGGCCAACACCCAGTCCGCACTCGGCCGCACCCTGTTGGACCTCAACCGCGCGGCCCCCGAAGCCGGCGCGCGGGTCGTGACGGTCAGCCCGGACGTCAGCTCCAGCACCAACCTCGGCGGCTGGGTCAACAAGGTCGGCGTTTGGTCGGCCGCCGAGCGCACCGACTGGTTTGCCGATGACCCCGAGACGATCCTGCACTGGCGCGAACGGCCGAGCGGGCAGCACATCGAGCTCGGCATCGCCGAGACCAACCTGGTCGGCGCGATCGGTGAGCTCGGTGCGACGTGGAGTCGATGGGGCCAGCCGCTGCTGCCGATCGGCGTACTCTATGACCCCTTTGTCGAGCGGGCGCTGGAGCCGTGGTCGTTCGGTATCTACGCCGGCGGTCAGTCGATCTTGATTGGTACGCCGTCTGGCGTGAGCCTGGCCGCCGAAGGCGGTGCACACCAGTCGATCAAGACGCCGTCGATCGGTCTGGAGCAGCCGGGCTGCATCACCTACGAACCGGCGTTCGCGCTCGACACCGAGTGGGCGCTGCTGGCCTCGCTCGGTCGGCTCGGCCGCCCCGACGGGTCATCGGCGTACCTGCGGCTGTCGACCCGACCGGTCGACCAGAAGCTCGCCGCGATCCCGGAGGATCCGGCCGCCCGCGAGCGCAGGCGCAAGCAGGTCGTGGCCGGTGGATACCTGCTGCGGCGCGCGGAGGGTACGCCGGACCTGACCATCGTCGCGATGGGCGCGCTCATCACCGAAGCGCTCGAGGCAGCAGAACGCCTTGCCGGGCAGGGATTCTCTGCCGACGTCGTGTGCGTGACCAGCCCGGACCTGCTGTTCCGGGCGGTGCAGGCGCGACGCGGCCTCGACGAGGCTCCGGACTCGATCCTGGGCAGCATCTTCTCGCCCGATCGCGCGGCGCCGATGCTGACCGTGCTCGACGGACACCCGCACACGCTCGCGTTCCTGGCGGGGATCAACCGGGTGCCCGCGGTCCATCTTGGGGTGACGCGGTTCGGTCAGGCCGGGGACTTGCAGAGCGTCTATCGCTATCACGGGATCGACACCGACTCGATCGTCGGCAGCGCCCTCGACCTCGTCGACTAG
- a CDS encoding molybdopterin-dependent oxidoreductase yields MSTQSSPTLHLSHWGTFEAHKKGDRIASVTPYAKDPDPHRIIENVLSMQDHPTRIDAPYVRKGWLEGGAGPSEQRGRDEFVKVSWDQALDLVAGELQRLYAGPGPESIYAGSYGWASAGRFHHAQSQLKRFLSVAGGYVASVNNYSFGASAPFLSRVIATEAQWETKATTWKSIAENAELVVAIGGLARKNSAIANGGAVHHDLVSWLQTARDNGVEFVGISPLRDDMPAQTDARWIPIRPASDGALLQAIARELIEKDLYDKEFIANYTVGFDLFAESVADKTPEWAAQICDVDPQTIRDLAEAMATKRTFLTMSWSMQRQQYGEHTMWLGVCVAAMLGHIGLPGGGFGHGYASTNRVGHSEMAFGLPTFSKGHNPVRTYIPVSRISDMLLNPGEQYSYDGKTLTYPDIKLVYWAGGNPFHHHTDLKRLREAFGRPDTIVVHDSAWTSTARHADIVLPATLSIERDDLGAAITEDVLIPMHKIVEPYGEARDDFAILRGLAQRLGCDEAFSDGLDTDAWLERIYTKFTDKYAARGHTLPSWQQFWSSGEPLPVPKADPDRVMHSEFRDDPQANPLRTPSKKIQLQSDEIEDFGYDDCPGTPMWRAPDDWDNRNDFPIALIANQPKTRLHSQLDPGDYSAESKVGGREPVRMHPGDAAERGISESDLVQISSPRGWCLAGVVLSEDLKPGVAQLSTGAWYDPDEDGNCIHGNPNVLVRDIPVSSFSRGNVGQHVQVQIAAYAGPPPPITVWSPPPGAGRR; encoded by the coding sequence ATGTCCACCCAGAGCAGCCCAACCCTGCACCTGAGCCACTGGGGCACCTTCGAGGCCCATAAGAAAGGCGACCGGATCGCCTCCGTCACGCCGTACGCCAAGGATCCCGACCCGCACCGCATCATCGAAAACGTCCTCTCCATGCAGGACCACCCGACCCGCATCGACGCGCCGTACGTCCGCAAGGGCTGGCTCGAGGGCGGCGCTGGACCGAGCGAGCAGCGCGGGCGCGACGAATTCGTGAAGGTCAGCTGGGACCAGGCACTCGACTTGGTCGCGGGCGAGCTGCAGCGGTTGTACGCCGGACCGGGCCCGGAGTCGATCTACGCCGGCTCCTACGGGTGGGCGAGCGCGGGTCGCTTCCACCACGCACAGAGCCAGCTCAAGCGGTTCCTGTCGGTGGCCGGCGGCTACGTCGCCAGCGTCAACAACTACAGCTTCGGCGCGTCGGCGCCGTTCCTCTCGCGAGTGATCGCGACCGAGGCGCAGTGGGAGACGAAGGCGACCACGTGGAAGTCCATCGCCGAGAACGCCGAGCTCGTCGTCGCGATCGGCGGCCTGGCGCGCAAGAACTCGGCGATCGCCAACGGCGGCGCCGTACACCACGACCTCGTCTCGTGGCTGCAGACCGCGCGCGACAACGGCGTGGAGTTCGTCGGCATCTCACCGCTGCGCGACGACATGCCCGCGCAGACTGACGCGCGGTGGATCCCGATCCGCCCGGCCAGCGACGGCGCACTGCTGCAGGCGATCGCGCGCGAGCTCATCGAAAAAGACCTATATGACAAGGAGTTCATCGCCAACTACACCGTCGGCTTCGACCTCTTCGCCGAGTCGGTGGCCGACAAGACGCCGGAATGGGCGGCGCAGATCTGCGACGTCGACCCGCAGACGATCCGCGACCTCGCCGAGGCGATGGCCACCAAGCGCACCTTCTTGACCATGTCCTGGTCGATGCAGCGCCAGCAGTACGGCGAACACACCATGTGGCTTGGCGTCTGCGTCGCGGCCATGCTCGGGCACATCGGGCTGCCCGGCGGCGGCTTCGGACACGGCTACGCGAGCACCAACCGCGTCGGGCACTCCGAGATGGCGTTCGGGCTGCCGACGTTCTCCAAGGGCCACAACCCGGTACGCACCTATATACCTGTCTCGCGCATCTCCGACATGCTGCTGAACCCCGGCGAGCAGTACTCCTACGACGGCAAGACGCTGACCTACCCCGACATCAAGCTCGTCTACTGGGCCGGCGGCAACCCGTTCCACCACCACACCGACCTCAAGCGGCTCCGCGAGGCGTTCGGGCGCCCGGACACGATCGTCGTACACGACTCCGCCTGGACATCGACCGCCCGGCACGCCGACATCGTGCTTCCGGCGACCCTGTCGATCGAGCGCGACGATCTCGGCGCCGCGATCACCGAGGACGTCCTCATCCCCATGCACAAGATCGTCGAGCCGTACGGCGAAGCTCGCGACGACTTCGCGATCCTGCGCGGGCTCGCGCAGCGGCTCGGGTGCGACGAGGCGTTCAGCGACGGTCTCGACACCGACGCGTGGCTGGAGCGCATCTACACCAAGTTCACCGACAAGTACGCCGCCCGCGGCCATACTTTGCCGTCGTGGCAGCAGTTCTGGAGCAGTGGCGAGCCGCTGCCAGTGCCCAAGGCCGACCCCGACCGGGTCATGCACTCGGAGTTTCGCGACGACCCGCAGGCCAACCCGCTGCGTACGCCGAGCAAGAAGATCCAGCTGCAGTCCGATGAGATCGAAGACTTCGGCTACGACGACTGCCCGGGTACGCCGATGTGGCGCGCGCCGGATGACTGGGACAACCGCAACGACTTCCCGATCGCGCTGATCGCCAACCAGCCCAAGACCCGGCTGCACAGCCAGCTCGATCCCGGCGACTACTCCGCCGAGTCGAAGGTCGGCGGGCGCGAGCCGGTGCGGATGCACCCAGGCGATGCCGCCGAGCGCGGGATCAGCGAGAGCGACCTCGTGCAGATCTCCAGTCCGCGCGGTTGGTGCCTGGCCGGCGTCGTACTGTCCGAGGACCTCAAGCCCGGCGTCGCGCAGCTGTCGACCGGCGCTTGGTATGACCCGGACGAAGACGGCAACTGCATCCACGGCAATCCCAACGTGCTGGTGCGCGACATCCCAGTCTCGTCATTCTCGCGGGGCAACGTCGGTCAGCACGTGCAGGTGCAGATCGCGGCGTACGCCGGTCCACCGCCGCCGATCACCGTGTGGTCACCCCCGCCCGGCGCCGGCCGCCGCTAG
- a CDS encoding GntR family transcriptional regulator produces MTDMVNSSSSSSQASEQIGVPAGKAASVYDELHARILNGRLEAGTWLRAEALAEELGVSRTPVREAFRALHSEGLIDLIPNRGAQVARISEEDLESTYELHALLEGYGARRAAEERGADVAGLRALCDQMEAEREREGEDKYDEITRLNLQFHGDIHAASGNAALPGMISGLAQRSLVRHTFAHYTPDEIDRSFAQHRELADALEAGDAALAEAIMRSHVLAARATLRRRLAELAEQDKDAPADPGAVCDEDLKE; encoded by the coding sequence ATGACTGACATGGTCAACTCGTCTTCGTCCTCCTCGCAGGCCTCCGAGCAGATCGGCGTACCCGCCGGAAAAGCCGCCAGCGTCTACGACGAGCTGCACGCCCGAATCCTCAACGGCCGGCTCGAGGCAGGCACGTGGCTGCGCGCCGAGGCGCTGGCCGAGGAGCTTGGCGTGAGCCGTACGCCCGTGCGCGAGGCATTTCGCGCGCTGCACTCCGAAGGGTTGATTGACCTCATCCCGAACCGCGGCGCGCAGGTCGCGCGGATCAGCGAGGAAGACCTCGAGTCGACGTACGAGCTGCACGCCCTGCTCGAGGGGTACGGCGCGCGCCGCGCCGCAGAAGAGCGCGGAGCTGACGTAGCTGGGCTGCGTGCCCTGTGCGATCAGATGGAGGCCGAGCGCGAGCGCGAGGGCGAGGACAAGTACGACGAGATCACCCGGCTGAACCTGCAGTTCCACGGCGACATCCACGCCGCCAGCGGCAATGCCGCACTGCCGGGCATGATCTCCGGGCTCGCTCAGCGCTCGCTGGTGCGGCACACCTTCGCGCACTACACGCCGGATGAGATCGACCGCAGCTTTGCCCAGCACCGCGAGCTGGCCGACGCGCTGGAGGCCGGTGATGCCGCGCTCGCGGAGGCGATCATGCGCTCGCACGTGCTTGCCGCGCGCGCGACGCTGCGGCGCCGACTGGCCGAGCTCGCCGAGCAAGACAAGGACGCGCCGGCCGATCCCGGCGCTGTGTGCGATGAGGACCTGAAGGAGTAG
- a CDS encoding cupin domain-containing protein, with translation MKTIRRIVTGTRDGKAVIASDEQVPEIRPDLGGGITTVPLWGAVEPPTFPSDGSPTPFPRFSPNPGGFHFSVFSIPTVTEQEQLTFPEDLDAAAAEMEREVPGLLELMEPDTPGMHRTRSIDFIVILSGEVTLDLGDGATAVLHAGDTVVQNATRHRWINTGTERAWAAAVVLGAECTD, from the coding sequence ATGAAGACCATCCGACGCATCGTGACCGGGACCCGCGACGGTAAGGCCGTCATCGCCTCCGACGAGCAGGTGCCGGAGATCCGCCCCGATCTCGGCGGCGGCATCACAACCGTGCCGCTGTGGGGAGCGGTAGAGCCCCCGACATTCCCGAGCGACGGGTCGCCGACGCCGTTCCCGAGGTTCTCGCCGAACCCCGGCGGCTTCCATTTCAGCGTCTTCAGCATCCCCACCGTCACCGAGCAGGAACAGCTCACCTTCCCGGAGGACCTCGATGCGGCGGCCGCCGAGATGGAGCGCGAGGTGCCCGGGCTCTTGGAGCTGATGGAGCCGGACACCCCCGGCATGCACCGGACCCGCTCGATCGACTTCATCGTCATCCTGTCCGGCGAGGTCACTCTCGACCTTGGCGATGGCGCTACCGCGGTGCTGCACGCCGGCGACACGGTCGTGCAAAACGCCACCCGGCACCGCTGGATCAACACCGGCACCGAGCGGGCCTGGGCGGCGGCCGTCGTACTCGGCGCCGAGTGCACGGACTAG
- a CDS encoding carboxymuconolactone decarboxylase family protein, with amino-acid sequence MPRLRRLAKSEVTDEFTLKMYGELFGDRDPVAEPGTETGTPGDWWTVFALVPDVLRHFVDAYAMYHNPRRVIDPILRELGQTRAAWNLSSAFVYSQHVKALRAYGVSDDRIAAISSWSTSTDFSAPERAVLAYTDALTLEQGRVADGTFAALKAELSDEAILELTYILAYYGASATISKALRLEYDDRPDPIAEVPGGPYPLPGEEGYIPPTVEPDSEGKDR; translated from the coding sequence ATGCCACGACTTCGACGCCTCGCCAAGAGCGAGGTCACTGATGAGTTCACGCTGAAGATGTACGGCGAGCTGTTCGGCGACCGCGATCCGGTCGCCGAACCCGGCACCGAGACCGGTACGCCGGGCGACTGGTGGACCGTCTTCGCGCTCGTGCCCGACGTCTTGCGCCACTTCGTCGATGCCTACGCGATGTATCACAACCCGCGCCGGGTGATCGACCCGATCCTGCGCGAGCTCGGCCAGACTCGCGCGGCCTGGAATCTCTCCAGCGCGTTTGTCTACTCCCAGCACGTCAAGGCGCTGCGGGCGTACGGCGTCAGCGACGATCGCATCGCCGCCATCTCGTCCTGGTCGACCTCAACCGACTTCAGCGCCCCCGAGCGCGCCGTACTCGCCTACACCGACGCGCTCACCCTCGAGCAGGGCCGCGTCGCCGACGGCACCTTCGCCGCGCTCAAGGCCGAGCTGTCTGACGAAGCGATCCTTGAGCTCACCTACATCCTCGCCTACTACGGCGCGAGCGCGACCATCTCCAAGGCGCTGCGCCTGGAGTACGACGACCGACCGGACCCGATCGCCGAGGTACCCGGCGGGCCGTACCCGCTGCCTGGCGAGGAGGGCTACATCCCGCCGACCGTCGAGCCCGATTCGGAAGGGAAAGATCGATGA
- a CDS encoding fumarylacetoacetate hydrolase family protein, with amino-acid sequence MRFVRLARPDGPRLARLGSDGSIALAPPGTRLGGVLADSAADPSEGWEVAGVLDLQSTELLPAIDPDAVVVNIGSNYHDHALPAQDAPRPELTWFIKSPTSWTGHRAAIGVPQGHPDMVDYEGEICIVFGAPCYRVPPQLAWSYIGGYTLMNDVSGRDAWPALNAATTPGEERAAWNAMVLGKQHPTFGPIGPVVVTADEIVDPQALVLRTLLNGEEVQRAAVHAMKIGIAELISRLSQYFAFRPGDVISTGTPGGVGQSRGRFLQRGDEVSVDVPGIGTLTNPVR; translated from the coding sequence ATGCGTTTTGTGCGACTCGCCCGACCGGACGGGCCCCGGTTGGCCCGTCTTGGCTCCGACGGGAGTATCGCACTGGCGCCCCCAGGCACCAGACTGGGCGGCGTACTCGCCGACTCGGCCGCAGATCCCAGTGAGGGATGGGAAGTTGCTGGCGTCCTCGACCTGCAGAGCACGGAGCTGTTGCCGGCCATCGACCCGGACGCGGTCGTCGTCAACATCGGCTCGAACTACCACGACCATGCCCTGCCTGCCCAAGATGCGCCGCGCCCGGAGCTGACCTGGTTCATCAAGAGCCCAACGAGCTGGACCGGGCACCGCGCCGCGATCGGTGTCCCGCAGGGCCACCCGGACATGGTCGACTACGAGGGCGAGATCTGCATCGTGTTTGGCGCGCCGTGCTACCGCGTGCCGCCGCAGCTCGCGTGGTCCTACATCGGCGGCTACACACTGATGAACGACGTCTCGGGCCGCGATGCGTGGCCGGCGCTGAACGCGGCCACCACGCCAGGCGAGGAGCGGGCGGCGTGGAACGCGATGGTGCTCGGCAAGCAGCACCCGACGTTCGGCCCGATCGGCCCGGTGGTCGTGACGGCCGATGAGATCGTCGACCCGCAGGCGCTCGTCCTTCGCACCCTGCTGAACGGCGAGGAGGTCCAGCGGGCCGCCGTACACGCCATGAAGATCGGCATCGCCGAGCTGATCTCCCGGTTGTCGCAGTACTTCGCCTTCCGTCCCGGTGACGTCATCAGCACGGGTACGCCGGGCGGTGTCGGTCAGTCCCGCGGCCGGTTCCTGCAGCGCGGCGATGAGGTCAGCGTCGACGTACCCGGCATCGGCACCCTCACCAACCCCGTCCGCTAG
- a CDS encoding homogentisate 1,2-dioxygenase has translation MSFYQRVGEVPPKRHTQFRRTDEGGKPGELYYEEMVGEEGFSSNSSLLYHRGVPSSLVDASTWELPDLTTTDNHPVLGRLLKPHALWEENAWRETDPVTGRTLLLGNDDVRLNYVVAGAQSPYYRNSVGDEICYLEAGSATVETVFGVLQARAGDYVILPRGTTHRWLPTGDEPLRILAIEANSHVAPPSRYVSRYGQFLENAPYCERDLHGPTEPLLVEGSDVEVLVKHRGNAPGGIVGSKLTYETHPFDVVGWDGGLYPLTFNIEDFEPITGRIVEPPPTHQVFEGDGFVVCNFVPRNAAYREDAVPLPYYHTNVDSDEVMFYVGGDYTARSGSGVDLGSITLHPGAYAHGPHPGSIEKSLGMSRLEETAVMVDTFRPLGLGVGGRASEDPAYAWTWSGRGPGMKDGKQQ, from the coding sequence ATGAGCTTCTATCAACGGGTCGGTGAGGTCCCGCCGAAGCGGCACACCCAGTTCCGGCGTACCGACGAAGGCGGCAAGCCCGGCGAGCTCTACTACGAAGAGATGGTCGGCGAGGAAGGCTTCTCCTCAAACTCCTCGCTGCTCTACCACCGCGGCGTGCCGTCGTCGCTGGTCGACGCGAGCACCTGGGAGCTGCCCGATCTCACCACGACCGACAACCATCCGGTGCTCGGGCGGCTGCTGAAACCGCACGCCCTGTGGGAGGAGAACGCCTGGCGCGAGACTGACCCGGTCACCGGCCGCACGCTGCTGCTCGGCAACGACGACGTGCGCCTGAACTATGTCGTTGCGGGGGCGCAGTCGCCGTACTACCGCAACAGCGTGGGCGATGAGATCTGCTACCTCGAAGCCGGATCGGCCACCGTCGAGACCGTGTTCGGAGTCCTGCAGGCGCGCGCGGGCGACTACGTGATCTTGCCGCGGGGTACGACTCACCGCTGGCTGCCGACCGGCGACGAGCCACTGCGGATCCTGGCGATCGAGGCAAACAGCCACGTCGCGCCGCCGTCACGCTACGTCTCGCGCTACGGGCAATTTCTGGAGAACGCGCCGTACTGCGAGCGCGACCTGCACGGCCCGACCGAGCCATTGCTGGTTGAGGGCAGCGACGTCGAGGTGCTGGTCAAACATCGCGGCAACGCACCCGGCGGGATCGTCGGCAGCAAGCTGACGTACGAGACCCACCCGTTTGACGTGGTCGGCTGGGACGGCGGACTGTATCCGCTCACCTTCAATATTGAAGATTTTGAACCTATTACCGGACGCATCGTCGAACCTCCGCCGACCCACCAGGTCTTCGAGGGTGACGGGTTCGTGGTGTGCAACTTCGTGCCGCGCAACGCCGCCTACCGCGAGGACGCCGTACCGCTGCCGTACTACCACACCAACGTCGACAGCGACGAAGTCATGTTCTATGTCGGCGGCGACTACACGGCGCGCTCGGGATCCGGGGTCGACCTCGGCTCGATCACGCTGCACCCCGGCGCCTACGCCCACGGACCGCACCCGGGCTCGATCGAGAAGTCGCTGGGCATGAGCCGGCTCGAGGAGACCGCCGTCATGGTCGACACCTTCCGCCCGCTCGGGCTGGGCGTCGGCGGACGAGCCAGCGAGGATCCGGCGTACGCCTGGACCT